Proteins from a genomic interval of Denticeps clupeoides chromosome 20, fDenClu1.1, whole genome shotgun sequence:
- the pdk4 gene encoding pyruvate dehydrogenase kinase, isozyme 4 — MKFAQLLLKNGAKMSIPKQVDRFSKFSPSPLSMKQFIDFGSANACEKTSFTFLRQELPVRLANIMKEIDFLPDKLLGTPSLQLLHSWYAQSLMEIVDFLEKDPEDKNVLRKFTETLINVRNRHNNVVPTMAQGVIEYKEAFDVDPVTNQNVQYFLDRFYTSRISTRMLMNQHSLIFDGSTNPAHPKHIGSIDPSCDVVEVIKDAYESAKMLCDQYYLTSPEVEIQQVNSKEPSQPIHIVYVPSHLYHILFELFKNAMRATVETHESSLTLPPIKVRVSLGSEDLTIKMSDRGGGVPLRKIEQLFSYMYTTAPSPVIENARNAPLAGFGYGLPISRLYARYFQGDLQLYSMESYGTSAVIYMKALSSESVERLPVFNKSALRHYQTSIEADDWSIPSRDPKKLGKYEFSV; from the exons ATGAAGTTCGCGCAGCTCCTGCTGAAGAACGGAGCCAAGATGAGCATCCCGAAGCAAGTGGACCGCTTCTCCAAGTTCTCCCCGTCGCCGCTGTCAATGAAGCAGTTCATCGATTTTG GGTCCGCCAACGCCTGCGAGAAGACCTCCTTCACGTTCCTGAGGCAGGAGCTTCCTGTCAGGCTGGCCAACATCATGAAGGAGATCGACTTCCTCCCCGACAAGCTCCTGGGGACCccgtccctgcagctgctgcacagCTG GTATGCACAGAGTCTCATGGAGATAGTGGACTTTCTGGAGAAAGATCCCGAAGACAAAAATGTCTTGAGGAA GTTCACGGAGACTTTAATCAACGTACGGAACAGGCACAACAACGTGGTGCCCACCATGGCCCAGGGGGTCATCGAGTACAAGGAGGCCTTTGACGTGGATCCGGTGACTAATCAGAACGTCCAGTACTTCCTGGACCGCTTCTACACGAGCCGCATCTCGACCCGAATGCTCATGAATCAACACT CTCTTATCTTCGATGGAAGTACCAATCCGGCCCACCCTAAACACATCGGCAGCATCGACCCCAGTTGTGATGTAGTCGAGGTAATAAAAG ATGCCTATGAGAGTGCCAAGATGCTGTGCGATCAGTATTACCTGACGTCCCCAGAAGTGGAAATCCAACAAGTCAACT CCAAAGAACCCAGTCAACCTATACACATTGTCTATGTCCCCTCTCACCTATATCATATCCTCTTTGAGCTCTTTAAG AATGCTATGAGGGCTACTGTAGAGACCCATGAATCCAGTTTAACCCTCCCGCCCATCAAAGTTAGGGTCTCACTGGGCTCTGAAGACCTGACAATAAAG ATGTCAgacagagggggtggagttCCTCTGAGGAAAATCGAGCAGCTTTTCAGCTACATGTACACAACTGCCCCGAGCCCTGTAATAGAAAACGCCCGCAACGCCCCGCTG GCTGGCTTCGGATACGGCCTTCCCATTTCCCGCCTGTATGCCCGGTACTTCCAGGGAGACCTGCAGCTCTACTCTATGGAGTCCTATGGGACGTCAGCAGTGATCTACATGAAG gCCTTGTCTTCAGAATCAGTTGAGAGACTGCCTGTTTTCAACAAGTCTGCTTTAAGGCACTACCAGACCAGCATAGAGGCGGACGACTGGAGCATCCCAAGCAGGGACCCCAAAAAGCTAGGAAAGTATGAGTTCAGTGTgtaa
- the asb4 gene encoding ankyrin repeat and SOCS box protein 4, which translates to MGERGSRAEVAERLKARFLRALQEDNAGEVLEILRTTNFDTDTVLDVEDRDMILASYKQGYWLPGHKLESSWAMGIHVCMMYDSLECAQVLLQRGAAINRKPNGKTPLHVACEVSRADCVALLLEHGARVNSLSLSGHTPLHYCVTKESLHCAKQLILKGAKINMPSQNNDEDTPLHAASRFGVPELVGLYASNGANLDAVNSRQETPLITAAFWAYCTRSQTFSTEHHLVCRMLLDCGAQPDLHEEDHKTALHKAAWNCDHTLMEMLLVAGANPRNMDVNGCSPIQYVVKVSEVRHFAAPEICFQLLLNHGAPRIYPPQFHKVLQSCRESPKAIEVMVNSYEHLKPTRKWRPAVPDATYERHKDFYDSLFAVCGNTPRTLMHLARCAVRAQMFDRCHAGVEKLAVPPSLRGYLLLEPEGILY; encoded by the exons ATGGGGGAGAGGGGGTCCCGGGCGGAGGTCGCCGAGAGGTTGAAGGCGAGGTTCCTGCGGGCTCTGCAGGAGGACAACGCCGGGGAGGTTCTGGAGATCCTGCGCACCACCAACTTCGACACGGACACCGTGTTGGATGTGGAGGACCGAGACATGATTCTGGCTTCGTACAAGCAAG GCTACTGGTTGCCAGGCCATAAACTGGAGTCATCGTGGGCGATGGGCATTCACGTGTGCATGATGTACGACTCCCTTGAGTGCGCCCAGGTCCTTCTCCAGCGCGGCGCTGCGATCAACAGGAAGCCCAACGGGAAGACGCCACTGCACGTGGCCTGCGAGGTTTCCCGCGCCGACTGTGTGGCCCTGCTCCTGGAGCATGGGGCGAGGGTCAACAGCTTGTCGCTCAGTGGCCACACCCCTCTGCACTACTGCGTCACCAAGGAGTCACTCCACTGTGCCAAGCAGCTCATTCTCAAAG GTGCTAAGATCAACATGCCCAGCCAGAACAATGATGAGGATACGCCGCTGCACGCAGCGTCTCGATTTGGCGTGCCGGAGCTGGTGGGTCTGTACGCCTCGAACGGCGCCAACTTGGACGCTGTGAATTCCCGCCAGGAGACGCCGCTCATCACTGCAGCGTTCTGGGCCTACTGCACCCGCAGCCAGACCTTCAGCACCGAGCACCACCTCGTGTGCCGGATGCTGCTGGACTGCGGGGCGCAGCCCGACCTGCACGAGGAGGACCACAAAACGGCCCTGCACAAGGCTGCGTGGAACTGCGACCACACGCTCATGGAGATGCTGCTGGTGGCGGGTGCCAACCCGCGCAACATGGACGTGAACGGGTGCTCGCCAATTCAGTACGTGGTGAAGGTCTCAGAGGTGCGCCACTTCGCTGCCCCGGAGATCTGCTTCCAATTACTGCTCAACCACGGAGCTCCCAGGATCTACCCTCCACAGTTCCACaag GTCCTGCAGTCCTGCCGAGAGTCACCCAAAGCCATTGAGGTCATGGTCAATTCCTACGAGCACCTCAAGCCCACCCGGAAGTGGAGACCAGCTGTCCCTGATGCCACCTATGAG CGGCACAAGGACTTCTACGACTCCCTGTTTGCCGTCTGCGGCAACACGCCTCGCACCCTCATGCACTTGGCCCGCTGCGCCGTCCGCGCCCAGATGTTTGACCGGTGCCACGCGGGCGTCGAGAAACTCGCCGTACCGCCCTCGCTGCGGGGGTACCTGCTGCTGGAACCAGAGGGAATCCTCTATTAA